CACCTGAGATCGGCTTATCTCTTGGTGGAAATAAGTGTCTCATTTGTGTTGAAATTATCCCACTATAGTTATTAGTAATTATTCCCTCGTCAATCTCTCAAGCAAACTAGTGCGTCATCACACAGAGCTCTGGATTTTTCCGTTAGGGTCCAATTTTCCACGTGGTTCGAGACAACTTGCAAGCATTATGGCACAATCATCCAGTTACATATTTTGCTTGTGCATGGGGCGTAGTGACCATTGTGTTCCAACCAATTAGCGCAACTGAGGTCGGGTTCCATTTtgcttaaaagaaaggaaaacctTGCGAGAAGTCATTTCTGCCTTCATTCCCATCGTGTTGACACTGATTCCGAGTCAAAATCAGCTAGAAGTTTCTTCAGGCAAGTAAGTCGAACcttcttttctaatttttttgcTCTATTCGACCATGTGTTTGTCAGAGGTCTGCATAAGTTCCCTGTGTGTTGATTTTAGGGAACTATTTCATTCGACGTTTGCGTAAGTTTATTTCAACTCATTCTGACGCCtttcatgtaaattttcacCTTGCTGCTTTTGCACGGTGTCGGGGAAACCTCAGTAGAAAATCATTACAGCTGGGTATTCTGTGGTTTCTTCTTTTCGACCTAATATTGTCATCCTTCAGCTCGGTATAGCAATGTTACCTGCGCGCCATTTCATGTTGGCACAACCATAGAggatttttgttgttgttttacatGCGTCATACGGGGTAAAATTGTTATGCATGTGCCAGATTATTTGTTGAGACAATGTGACAGTTTTTAACCCTCAAAGTGCCTACGAAGCAAAAAATACACGAAGCTAATTTGGAAGGCCTTtagaacaaaacaagaaaaaaatcccACCACTTTTTTTACAGTATGATAGGCTATCTTTGTATGAAATATgaagaattttgactttttatcATGTGCCACCTTTTGCTCAAGTTTAGTGGACATTCTTAAGTTCCTTTGgctgacgaaaaaaaaaacccatatCGTTTAGATTTCATCTCGCCATGTTACCTAATAAACGAAGTAAAACCTAGATGCATGATGCTACTTCTTTATGATGTATTCATCTTAAACCAGCGTCAAGCTACGTCCGATTGAACAAAATTCTGCGTTTTTCTTCAGCAGATGAAAATGCGGTTTCTCAGTGTTTTTATTGCTGCGGTCATTGTTCAATATGCTGTAAGTAGATAGTTCTCAATTTTCATCTTGATATGCAATGTGGTTGTTGAGTCTGGCATTTTGCTGGGAAAATCATGACCACTGTTGATTGTATTTTTTTCGAGGAGCCCATTAGCAGGAGATCCCTGCATGGATTTAGTACACCAAGCTATTTTTAGACTCACGGCAggatttttttcaaaccaatcAGAAGCCTTGTATTCTTGATTAATTCGCTAAGGGTTGGTAAGAGGCAATCATGCAGGCAGGAGTCCAAAAATATGCTGGTCTGTAAATACTAACTAATAGCTTAGTTATGTATAAACGTAGTGCATGGCGTAATTTTTTCGTTTTGATGTAAGTTTATAAGGATGTACTGAAAAAGTAAATGATACGTATTAAGgtgtaattattatattttgatTACTAATGTAAGTAAGGAATTGAGAGATATATTGTAATGTAAATGGCGTTTATACGATAATCACCCTGAAACGATTATaagatataaaaataaatataagcaaaaattaattgtttgttttATCTCCTTTTCTTTTCGATTCTTTTAGTATTCATCGCCGAGCTGTGCAGAAATAAAGAACATAAACAAGAACGCTGCAAATGGCATCATTGACACTGTAGGCTACAGCAAAAAGCTTGACGTTTATTGCGAGATGACATTTGGAGGCGGTGGCTTTACCTTGTAAAACACCGTCATAACACTTACCCATACtaattcaattttgttttgttttcgattttttctttttttttttagccttcATGGAAAAGCTGCgcagaaataaagaaaaacgaCAAGGAGGCTGTGAGTGGTGTGTACACCATTGAAACTGGTTGCGGTACCAAGCTTGAGGTTTACTGCGAGATGACACTCGGAGGCGGTGGCTTTACCTTTCTACCTCGTGGTCTAACTCGCATGAAAGACGCCAAGCAAATTGTGGACAGTCTGTTCACTGACAAGAAGAACGTCCTCTTAAAATTGATGCATCGTACCCAAAAACAAGAGTATTATACTCTGATTCAACCGCACCCTTATTGGAGAAACCAAGACTTTGGCATCAGAGTGAATGATTTCTCTGACTACACCATCCCACTGAATCATTTCATGAAGGACTACCTCTTGTTGGGCATCGTTCCGAAACACCTTGCCGGACACGGGTTGCAAGGTTTCGTATCCAACCACCGCACCATCCAGTTTTCTAACTGTGACAGGAATCCGAACAGCTTATTCGCCTTCTTGCCGAACCACAACCAACAAACGCCATCAGCCTACCAACGCAATAACCATGTGAACGAAAGGTTTGGCGTCGCTTTTGATTGGCATCATTCAGCCAAACCTATCGACAACCCACCTCGCACAATGCCAAACGAGTTCTTCTTCTTCACCGAGCTGCATTTTGGGGGATGCGGAACTTACACCTCCAGTGATCGCTGGCGCTCATTCCAGGCAACAGCCATTGGAATCCGCTAAAGTCATACTCGTTTTTGTCCCGAATGTCTTGTAGTTTAGAGGTTAAGAAAAGCCAGCGATAGTATTGTACAACCATTGTCACGGGAAAAGTTGTCAATAAACAACGTTGCATTGAATTCAGAattcatttcattaattttaagacCACGAATGCTCAGCAGTGATTCGAGCCCAGGACCTCTCGGACAGCAATCCCATGCTCCGTCAGCTGTTCCGGTCAGCGGTTGTCCCCTCGAGCTTCTTCGTCGTATTTGGTTCGATTTGGTTCGTGATCAATTCTCAACTTTACTTTGAAATAGGCTAAGAGTTTTATTTCTGCCCAGTTTTAGAATGTGAATAATGACATTcatcttttcaaattttcttctccAGTTTTTCCTCGAATGATAATGAAAAATTTTCGTGTCCGTCCATTGcactcttttttctcttttgcaaaAACAGTACGCAATTTTATTCACCAACGTTCAATTTTATCCCATGATTACTAGCAAAATTCTTCGATGCAAAACTTAATAAATACTCATTTCTGGTGAAATATTCTTGGCTTGGTAGCGTTTCTACTTCGAAGACTTCCTCGACACCTGTTCCACAACATGGAAACGAAAAGTTCCCCCTTGTACAACTCTCCTTGTTCAAATAACCATAGCTTTTGAAGCAATTATGAATGACGTTAACGCACACGTGTAAGAAATGATGTAAAGATCTTTGCTTAGTAACGTGTgaaagaacaactgtaaagaATGGCAGGAATCGAACGTAGGACTTTGGTAACGCCAGTGCTGTGCTTCACATTTTCTGACTGGTTGTGGTGCTAACTTTCTCCCCAAATACCTCCCTCTTGCAAAACAACCCCCATTTAAAAACTTACACGCGGGCAATCAGCCTTTTTGgcattatgtttttttttggcgCTAACGGTTATCGTGTGACATTAAAACCTACAAAAATGACAACACGAGGTGCATGATTGACCGATATTTGTGAGCGCTATATAAACGAGCCTTTCCACTTGAAATATTGTGTCTATTATGAAAAACACTTGTGGTCTTGTCTGTTCTATAATTGAATGACTAAGATCTTGTTCGCAATAGCTCAAAGTAACGCTAAAAAAGAACATGCTTCAAAAATTTTGCGCCTTTAAACAAACCAATTTAAAGTCAGcgtcaaaatgaagaagaaatgTAATTAGAAGTCACGTTTGCCACAAGACATAACTCCATGATTCTACTTAATCTTTATTGCCTTCACTTTTTATGAAAAGGTGAATATTGCCTCTTTCGGTCCATGGCGCGCAAGCAGTCACAAAGGCGACCAGAACGccccaaatttgcatatttaacaatgaaaataagTTCTGCACGCTTTACACGTGCTTTTATTCGGGATGCATATTTCACAGCCGTTCTAGTTCTTTCCACGACCTTTTTCGCAGTTGTTTCCCACTAAATGACagattttctttattatttttcttcttcttatcTTCAAATTGCAAATGCAGATTAATCTCAGGATGGTAACAACGCgcttttgcaagcataatgacttggaGGGGGGCGTAAGGGTTCGCGGTGATGCAGTTTTGcgttgtttttgttgcagtttttcggaaaatttattttaacctgcggtattgcggttttTCCAAGAATGTGTGGTTTGCGGTAATTTAAAGTTTTAGGACGCGATAAACAATGAAGAAATGTATCCGGGGTGTTGCATTCTTATACTAAATCTCACTCGTATAGTCTATAGTCCTCTCCCTTTTATTTTAGTTCGCAAGCCAACGCGAGCCCAGTTCTTTTTCCTATTTAGCCCTATTTGTCTTTCACGTGGTTTCCTGAGTTCGCGTCTGATATGCTTTTGGTATATCAGTCAATGCTCAAACGTCGGCTCAGATGACTTTCTGGGGTGGGGATCGGATTTCTTCAGCTGTGCACGAGGTCTCGAGAGACAATGGAAGCAAGCGGGGTTAACCACAAAGAAGAACCAGAGGAAGAACAAATTATCAACTGCGTAGCTATTTTTTAATGATGACGAAGGGAAAGGCGGAGAGGACTTTcgcaagaagaacaaatttcgTTGCAAAGTCGATAAGAATGAGAAGCGTCTTGTCAAATTGAGAGGAACAATTTGGTAAGTAGTAGTAGTCTTGCTGCCTTGTTCAGTCATTTTCAAGTAGGCCAATATTTATTAACATGGACTGTTAGatattattgcaaaaaaaacttAGTAATGGCCAGGACCTGAATTGCGATATTTTTCACATTTCGTAAACGACGATATGCGCCCACCTGACTGCGATGCTCTCAGGGACTGGGAATCCTCCTCTGGTGCTGCTGTAACACAACGTACTGTACACCAAGAGACCTCCATGGCTCGACACGGGACACTCCCCGGCCGAGTTTGTGTATCAAAGGCAACGCCAAGTCGCGGAGAAACCAATCTCTATTGCTTTTGACGCAGAGGTCAGTACAGCAGAAGCTGTCACAGAAAACGAAACGGTGGAAGAAGCAGAAGACGAGTTTGACGAAAGTAGTGACGAAGAAGTCGATGATGATCCGGAGGTTTCCACACTAGTGCAAGGAGAAATTGGAAGTTCGGCAATGTTTCTCCTTGCATGGAGCAAGAACTCGCTTCGGGAGAGCTGTGCGTTTCAACAACCGTCTGCTCTACTGAACTCTTCCAGTGACTACGTTAACTTCTAGCGATTAGAGACTCCTTCAGTATTATGAACAGTAATTGGACTCATTAGACCTAAACATgtcatgttaaagtgcataccGCCATAATTCAAGATACTCAGAGACTCTGCAATTAGATCAGTTATGGATGTAAtttaatagttaagtaatttAACGTTTGATTTAATATCTGCGTACACTGCTGGTCGTATTTTTAATGAATAGAAGGACTATAAGTCTTGACGACGGCAGCTTTCACATCTGTAACTGCGGTTTCGCTATTTCGGTAAATGTCGATGCGGTATTGtggttttttattattttttgtgcggttttgcggttttcggGATTGCTTAAGCTATctaatattagggagcttaaccaAACACGACATCA
Above is a genomic segment from Acropora muricata isolate sample 2 chromosome 1, ASM3666990v1, whole genome shotgun sequence containing:
- the LOC136904813 gene encoding uncharacterized protein; this translates as MKMRFLSVFIAAVIVQYAYSSPSCAEIKNINKNAANGIIDTPSWKSCAEIKKNDKEAVSGVYTIETGCGTKLEVYCEMTLGGGGFTFLPRGLTRMKDAKQIVDSLFTDKKNVLLKLMHRTQKQEYYTLIQPHPYWRNQDFGIRVNDFSDYTIPLNHFMKDYLLLGIVPKHLAGHGLQGFVSNHRTIQFSNCDRNPNSLFAFLPNHNQQTPSAYQRNNHVNERFGVAFDWHHSAKPIDNPPRTMPNEFFFFTELHFGGCGTYTSSDRWRSFQATAIGIR